One window of Cucumis sativus cultivar 9930 unplaced genomic scaffold, Cucumber_9930_V3 scaffold124, whole genome shotgun sequence genomic DNA carries:
- the LOC116405607 gene encoding uncharacterized protein LOC116405607, with translation MRVNVLPWGISDHSPILVYPSNQRSQQVVSFRFFNHWVQEASFMDVVSSAWTKDTRVSPIVNIVRNLRNLKSILRRHFGRHIRTISEDVRLANDTMDRAEREMETNSLSEEASNHASLATVNFWKAVRVEEAAMRQKSRTRWLKLDDQNTAFFHRSVRSRQSSNALRSVIDPDGNRLTNHDQVTQVVVNYFKDSLGSQNISYGELSTSIEEIVQFRWTEECCQALQSPIGREEVRRVLFSMDGGKAPGPDGYSVGFFKGAWTVVGEGFCDVVLHFFETNYFPQGVNTTAITLIPKRNGADRLEDFSPISCCSVIYKCISRILADRLRVWLPSFVSGNQPAFIPGRSIIDNILLCQELVGAYHLHRGKPRCTMKVDLQKAYDYVNWDFLFGLLIAIDDLMIFCTADNHSMSFIKETIKRFGELSGLFANLAKSLIFLVGVNSSKASRLAANMGFSIGHLPVRYLGLPLLSRRLRSSDCDPLIQRITSRIRSWSARVLSFAGRLQLVRSVLRSLQVYWASVFMLPMKVHRDVDKILRAYLWRGNEEGRGGAKVAWDEVCLPFDEGGLDIRDGSSWNIASTLKILWLLLVKSGSLWVAWVESYILKGRSLLEIDAGVSRSWCFREILRKRDILKDHVKMEVGNGRKCRVWLVPWIQGGPIIQQFGERVIYDAGSRWDARLVDFMGRDGD, from the exons ATGAGGGTTAACGTCCTCCCGTGGGGTATTTCTGATCATTCTCCCATACTTGTCTATCCCAGTAATCAGCGAAGCCAACAAGTGGtctcttttcgtttctttaacCATTGGGTTCAAGAAGCGTCCTTTATGGATGTTGTGTCCTCTGCTTGGACCAAAGATACTAGAGTTTCTCCAATTGTGAATATTGTGAGGAACTTAAGAAATCTCAAGTCGATTCTTCGCAGACATTTTGGTAGGCATATCCGGACCATCAGTGAGGATGTTCGTCTTGCCAATGATACCATGGACCGAGCtgaaagagagatggagacgaACTCTCTGTCGGAGGAGGCGAGTAATCACGCGAGCTTAGCCACGGTAAACTTTTGGAAAGCGGTTAGAGTGGAGGAAGCCGCTATGCGTCAGAAGTCGCGAACCAGATGGTTGAAGCTAGATGACCAGAATACTGCCTTTTTTCATCGATCTGTTCGATCAAGGCAGAGCAGCAATGCTTTGAGATCAGTTATTGACCCAGATGGAAATCGGTTGACTAACCATGATCAGGTGACTCAGGTGGTAgtgaattatttcaaagatagTCTGGGTTCTCAGAATATTAGCTATGGAGAGCTCTCTACTAGTATTGAGGAGATTGTTCAGTTTAGATGGACTGAGGAGTGTTGTCAGGCCCTCCAGTCGCCTATTGGCAGGGAGGAAGTGAGACGTGTTCTGTTCTCCATGGATGGTGGAAAGGCTCCAGGCCCTGATGGGTATTCAGTTGGCTTCTTCAAAGGAGCTTGGACGGTGGTTGGAGAGGGTTTCTGTGATGTCGTCTTACACTTCTTTGAGACCAATTACTTCCCTCAAGGGGTGAATACGACTGCTATTACacttattcctaaaaggaatggTGCTGATCGATTGGAGGATTTCAGCCCTATATCTTGTTGCAGCGTTATTTATAAGTgcatttcaagaatattggcAGATAGGCTTCGTGTGtggcttccttcttttgttagtgGAAATCAGCCAGCTTTCATCCCTGGGAGGAGTATTATtgacaatattcttctttgtcaggAGCTTGTAGGGGCATACCATTTGCACAGAGGTAAACCTCGGTGCACTATGAAGGTTGACCTCCAAAAAGCTTATGATTATGTTAATTGGGATTTCCTCTTTGGCCTGCTGATTGCCATAG ATGACCTGATGATCTTTTGTACTGCTGATAATCATTCTATGAGTTTCATAAAAGAGACTATTAAGAGGTTTGGTGAGCTTTCGGGACTGTTTGCTAATCTTGCTAAaagcttaatttttcttgtggGGGTTAATAGTTCGAAAGCCTCTCGGCTTGCTGCTAACATGGGTTTTTCCATTGGTCATCTCCCTGTtcgttatcttgggcttcctcTCCTCTCTAGAAGATTGCGGAGCTCTGATTGTGATCCCCTTATTCAGCGTATTACCAGTCGTATTCGGTCTTGGTCTGCTAGAGTGTTATCTTTTGCAGGTAGACTTCAGCTTGTTCGCTCAGTCCTTAGGAGCCTTCAGGTTTATTGGGCTAGTGTGTTCATGCTTCCTATGAAAGTCCACAGAGACGTTGATAAGATCTTGAGGGCTTATTTGTGGAGAGGTAACGAGGAGGGAAGAGGTGGTGCTAAAGTTGCCTGGGATgaggtttgtcttccttttgatgaaggaGGTCTTGATATTCGCGATGGATCTTCTTGGAATATAGCAAGCACGTTGAAGATATTATGGTTGCTACTTGTTAAATCTGGTAGTTTATGGGTTGCTTGGGTGGAATCTTATATCCTTAAAGGGAGATCGCTCTTGGAGATCGATGCTGGGGTGAGTCGATCTTGGTGCTTTAGGGAAATCTTGCGTAAGCGGGATATCCTTAAAGATCATGTTAAGATGGAGGTGGGCAATGGAAGGAAGTGTAGAGTGTGGTTGGTTCCATGGATTCAGGGTGGGCCGATTATCCAGCAGTTTGGGGAGAGGGTGATCTATGATGCAGGTAGTCGGTGGGATGCGAGGCTGGTGGATTTCATGGGTCGGGATGGTGATTGA